The genome window ATTTATGTCACAAATACATTTACATAAATGTAAAACCTAGAAGTCTTTTCTAGTCAGATTTGCAAATCAATATCACAAGTTGCAATTGTCTTAGTGTTGAGAAATGTTGCAGAGAATTATATCCTTAAAAGTTTTCATTATCCACTTCAAAAGGAAATAAGTTGGCATTTCCTTATTCCAAAAGAGTTAAAAATTCTATGTTTGAGTTCACAGTTGACATTAAAAAGATTGAATCTCGAGATCTGAACTATGCTACATAAATTAAGATAGAGGGAGTATATGCTATTAATCCCAAGTCAAATTCAGATGTGCTTCTTGTTACTTTGAACTAGCTAGCTACTTGATGCATCAAATTTGGCCAATTAGTCAGAAAACATTAAAATTTTGGGTTTTTTTGTCACAATCATATTCTACAattattgtttttttttaaataatgctGTATTAGAAATAAACTATACGCCTTTGGATCAAATTATTCTGCAGCCAAATAAGACAATTAATTTTGAGAAGCATGTATCTTATAATAAGATTTAAAAGAATTCTTTTTTGTTTTGGTAAAATATGGATTTACAAGTTAAATAGATGACTTGCTTCTGGTTTAGGATTCAAGTAAATAATCATGCTACTGAAGTCTCTTGCGTTAGAACAATGAGTTTACATAGGAACACTAAATGAAGGGAATTAGCACTCATAGCTAGTGGAAAGACATTTTAGGATGAGAAAAGCTGTATGGCAATTAACATGGCAAGGAACTAGTAGTTCAAAATGGGTAGCAATTGTTTGTCTTTGCATATCATGTTAACAAAGATGTAAAGAAAGTGGATAGGATCTTGCTAATGTATAACATGAAGGTAATAGGTTAGCATCCTTCCCCATCTTTTATTTTCCTAAAATACTTATGACTTTGAACACCGATCCCCGACCCGGAACCCTGATTTTGAACCTCTCATTTCAGACCCCACACCTCGATCTTCGACCCCCCAACTCTCGACCCTCAGACCATGACCCCCGACATTTGACCCTCGAAGAACCCCGAATCACAATCCTCGATCCATGACCCCGATCCCCGACCCTGAACCTCGACTCCACCATATCCCCGTAGTATTTGTGTAAATTATACATAAATGCTTTTGATATAATATTTTTAACTTACTAAACAAATACCAGAAAATCATTTTCCTTCCTACCAAGAATGTAAAATATCTCTAATTTTTACATTAGCTAAAATGTCTAGAAAACATCTTTTCTAATATAACTTCCCTGCCTTGCATAGGTAAATCATTTTCTAAGCTCCCAATTTTAGTGgaggaaaaataatatttattagCAATTCCTATTATTTATGTCAAATATGTAGTGTATACTCCCTCTGTCCAGTTTAtgtaaatttattttctttttggtccttTCCAAAAAGAATAactcatttctaaatttggaaacaatttagcttaaacttccaattctactcttaatgagaaacttttataaccacacaaatactctggacctCTTTTaaacttgtttaggaccacaaattccaaaaatcttcattttttcttaaactttgtgaccaatcaaacatgttcacataaattaaattagaacggagggagtatatgtaTTCTACAATATGTTTGATTATCCATCAAATAAGAATCTCTTATATGTTCTGTCAGAAGTAATATTTCTAAAACTTCTTAGCCTTTTCTGCGAGTTATTTCAATCGCACATTTGAGGAAGCATGTCATAATTGAAAATTACTTTTAAGActagaaaattattttctttgtcgacaaaatattagaaaatatttttcctaacTCACATACAAAACACCaaaaaaagtatataaaaaaaCCACTTATTTTCAGAAGGAAGACATTTTCTAGGATGACTTTGACGATGATCAGAGTGCATAGGAAAAAGCACATAGAAACAACTGGAGGCCACGATTTTGCTAGGAAAGGAGGAAGCATATAGGTAATATATGAACTCAAacagaaatgaaccaaaattccaGTACAATGCCCTACTTAATAGTAGTTCACAAAGTAAACTCAAGATAGCTAGTCCATTACACTCTTGAGAATATTTTGACAAAAAAAGAGGCAACTTAAGATCTTggcttctccttcttctccttgAAGAGAGCTAGGAGAGAGACACCAGAAACCTTCACCACCTTGAACCGGACCCCGGGAATATCTCCCACAGCATGACCTTTCCGACCAAACCCCGCAATCAACACTTCATCCTGCAATATCAAAGATCTAACTTAGCACACGGCGAAACTGAAACCACTATTCACTTAAGTGAATCAAAAATACTTGAAAGCAGAAGACTCACATTTTCTTCGATATAGTTCAAGCAACCATCGTTAGGGACAAAAGCAGCAATCTTCTTCCCATTTTTTATGAGCTGGACCCTAGCACATTTACGAATAGCAGAGTTGGGCTGCTTAGCCTCAATTCCTCTGCGAACGCATTTGAGCAACTTGATAGGTTAGATACAATTTACATGTTTGACGAATAACATAAGCAGTAAAACTAGTGTCAAGATAAGCCTACATCTTCTCAAGCACAATTCCTTTGGCATGGGAAGATCCGGCAAATGGCTTCTTCCATTCATTACCAAGATGCGACTTCTTGTAAGATTTGTCAGCCCACCTTTGTCTTCTGCGGTGGGACTTCAGCTTGCGTCCAGCTCCCATTCCACGTGTCTTCCTGTAGTCAGGAGTCATTTAGTAGAAATACACTGCCTATGCTTCCCACTACGTTGTTACTCAACATTTGGATGACAAATTTTATGAAACTGTATCAGAAATGAAGTTCATAGACAGTTATCTTCTTCTTATACCCAAAGTCATGAGAGCAGCTTAGAACTTGATCCTCTTAATTCGAGAAGCACATCAAATCTCAATCAGTTAACTCATGGCACTATAAGATGCTCCTAATTTTTGTTCAAGAACTCATTGACAATTTCTATTTTCATCTCCCATTTCATCACATAAAACTGCTTTGAGCAACAAGAAAGTAAATCATCAAATTTCTGCTAAATCATCCGCCATGAGCTCCTGCACACATCCATCACACATAAACTTCCTTTTGATAAGGGTGGTGTCCAGGCAAGCTTGAGCAGCACCCAACCATTCCACCGGGTACCTCCGCCCTTTCACCAGATCCATCATACATAAAATTTCCATGTCCAAATCAATTAACCACACCTCAATCCTAAACTAGTTGGAGTCACCTATATAAATCCATTCTATCCATTCCCCCTCTATTTTAGGTCTATTTAGTTCAGCCATTACAAATTACAACTATTATCTGCTTATAGCTAATCATATtaactcaatttctcaaaatccagCAACTTGCTAGATCAAATAAAAACATTCCCTAAGATTAACtaacaaagaagatataaaaaagtttttttttttgtgtctCCAGTCTACTCCTACAATAGCATCATTTGAACATGACACACAATTATATCGGAGCTAAGAATTTCAATTAAAAAAAAGCGCTAAATTTGAAAATGCTTCACAAGAGAAATAATGTATAAGTTATAAAATTGAAAATAGGAAATACAGAGCTTAGTTTATACCCCATGATTGCAGAGTGAAGAGGATTCCGACTTCAGACTAGGGTTTGAGAGGTTGAAGGAGAAAGGAGTCAGCCGCCTAGCAAAACCCTAATATAAGAAAAAACATTTTATAAGGGGCCGTTGGGTGTTTATATACAAGAGGGCTGGATTCTGGGCTTCTTGGAATTGGGTTGTATTGATTGGGCTGGTTAAATTCCTGTCAGAATGGCATGGCATAGCATTTTTACTGAATAATAGGTGTGTTTCCAAAATTATTGAAAAGTAGCCACTATTTAATGCGGAGCTAAAATCGGGACGAATTACCCTGCTGAAATACGGAAAGTTCATTATGATTAATTATGTAACTCATGCGTATAAATTTTCAGTATATTATGTTAGAACTCCAGCAGTATGAATTATGCTGAAATCTAATATGTAAAAAGTTTGAActccaacataatatgttggaattTGTCTAGATTTTAAGGGTATTTTTATTCAGATTTTAATTTTTGCATGAAAAAGTGGCTAAAAATTGATTAATATTAAAACTATGACTAATTTTCAAATAACagttgtaaatctgactatttcttatttttatcctATATTCCTTGGATCGTATATTTAGGCCCAATCTaggtttaaaatattttattatttcttttttctttcttccttgtatttttattttgttcATAGCGGATCCAAGAACTTAATTTTATGGGTTAAAATTTTAGTTTATGGATTAATAAGTTAATTTATATAGATATTCTAATGAATTTGCAAGGTATATCCACGGTTCGTATCCAAAGTCTCGTTCCTATAATGTTACAATTGCCTCtgattttgttaaaataaattgaATTATTTGTCATTTGTTTAGAAATTGTCAatatttctctttttattttttaagatccTTGTAATTGGTACTATATTTAATATTGATTTATGCTTGAAAGTTTCTTAGTTAACAAGGATTTAACCAATAATTAGTAATAGCAATTAGCCCTGAGTTGCAGCATGATCTAGTAACTTGACTTAAGTCTCATATCATAAACACACATAGAACTTATTCAATCCAAAGTATTTGAAGAAAAAATCCAATCAAGTAGACCTATAAATACTTACTTCCATTATGCAAATGGACtacgaaatatatatatatatatatatatatatatatatatatatatatatatatatagacacacacatacacatactACATGGCATATCTTCAGCTTACCAAaaacatgacccttgataggaggggaATAGAAGCCGAAAATCAGGGTTGTAAGTTAGTAAGTAGTCGTACATCTCTCCTTTccataatagtagtagtagtatccataatagtagtagtagtagtgttTTGCATTCTCTTATTCTTGGACTTAAGAGTACTATATGTTGTTTCTTTTGCTTCAGCTATCTCACTCTCTTACTAGTGTGTTGCTTCTTTTCCTTTCCATGCTTTTTTCGAGTCGAGAGActatcgaaaacagtctctctgccTTCACAAGGTATGGGTAAGATTTGCATACACTACCTTCTCCGGGCTTTGTTTACcaccttttttttttcattcctTTTCTTTTAATGGCTCCAATCTTTGACATAATAAAGATAGATACAAATGCCATCTTTAACATGAAAATCTTGAAGCAACAATAAAGCAAATTCTACCATTAATCATCCCTCTTAGGTTCATTAAACTTGCAAGAAATAGTTGGAAAATACAACAGCCTGTCTCTGAAAATATCAATTGCCATACAAACTGAATTTTCAAAAGAAGAGATTAAGCTCTTACTATTTCCCAAGCAAACCTACCAATATAGGCAGGTGAGATCATACAAAGATCATCAATTTCCAAACAGCTATACAAAAATCTGCAAAAGAGATTCGTTCCACGAAGCCATCAGCTCAGCTACAGTCCTGAGAAGGAAAGTAGTAGATTTATTAACAAATACTGAAAAATGTTTCCTCGATTAAGATTACTGGAGAAATGAAGCAATGATCATGCGAAAGCAACCTGCACGATACGAGGCATTATTTACTTCTGGCCCTTTTTCAATAAAACACCAATTCTCTTCAACATgttgttattcttcttctttggcgagtcatcttccaagtcgtccAAAAGTGGAGAACCAAGCTTTCCGCCTATAGTGTGGTAGTCTAAAGAACCTGTTCTCTCGACATATTTCCCGTTATTTCCAGTTGTAAGCATTGATGCAGCTGCTTCAGCAGCCTTTCTCCATTGATCACATTGCACTTTTAACCTCCTCAGCTCGGTTTCCATCTCTGAGTTTGCAGTCTGTGCGGCATCCAACTCCTCAGTGACCCGTGCTACCTTTCTACTGCTTCTATCTGCTTCCTCAGTCAAATCTCCCAGCTTTATCAAAGCCTCTCTTTCTGCAGTT of Nicotiana tomentosiformis chromosome 7, ASM39032v3, whole genome shotgun sequence contains these proteins:
- the LOC104103219 gene encoding small ribosomal subunit protein uS12 gives rise to the protein MGKTRGMGAGRKLKSHRRRQRWADKSYKKSHLGNEWKKPFAGSSHAKGIVLEKIGIEAKQPNSAIRKCARVQLIKNGKKIAAFVPNDGCLNYIEENDEVLIAGFGRKGHAVGDIPGVRFKVVKVSGVSLLALFKEKKEKPRS